Proteins encoded in a region of the Spirochaeta lutea genome:
- a CDS encoding MATE family efflux transporter yields MQGFAHKQLYKQTLRTRRKWIFSIALPIIIQNMVQHFQVLIDRAFLGNLDSRYLAAIGNVIIPYNAVSIFLMFAAMGITILVAQHVGAGRLDAAREVSESSFVYSSIFSALTWLLWFTSADAIFGLLGTSGPIKQDAVTYVRILSVSLIFFGAEITAASTLQGVGHTRPIMFVGMLKNVLNILFDWLLIFGNLGFPEMGLEGAALATLIANAAGSVTLTIFVLRTKRLPFRYRLEEILRPSWIRYKRGLALGLPSGVESLLWFVGQLVLLRMLNGVNPMAVGVLSLVQSVQLLGHFIYQGFARATTTVVGQLWGREDWDEALRGGFQCLRLSILVSIIWAGIMASFPGPLARIFTDDPYVLEQARTIIRMAALFINFQAVNVVVGNAVRGTGDTRWMLFSQIFGTVFVLLVSYVLIVQQGFGLVGMYVTMILDEFIRGMVNLLRFILGRNPFTQGVSGFIGRLKIALGSPEPRGPGSGAAVSAATGTVSDRDGSGTVLGVGEDMSPEAADGAESEE; encoded by the coding sequence ATGCAAGGATTCGCACATAAACAATTGTATAAGCAGACCCTGCGCACCAGGCGGAAGTGGATTTTCTCCATCGCCCTGCCCATCATCATTCAGAACATGGTGCAGCATTTTCAGGTGCTCATTGATCGGGCTTTTTTGGGGAACCTGGATAGCCGCTACCTGGCGGCCATCGGGAATGTGATCATCCCCTACAATGCCGTTTCGATATTTTTGATGTTCGCTGCCATGGGCATAACCATTCTGGTGGCCCAGCATGTGGGGGCCGGACGCCTGGATGCGGCCCGGGAGGTGAGCGAGTCAAGTTTTGTGTATTCGTCAATCTTCTCGGCTCTGACCTGGCTGCTCTGGTTTACTTCAGCGGATGCGATTTTCGGGTTGTTGGGTACGTCGGGGCCGATTAAGCAGGATGCGGTAACCTATGTCCGTATCCTGTCCGTGTCTCTTATCTTTTTCGGGGCGGAGATTACCGCGGCGAGTACCCTTCAGGGGGTGGGACATACCCGGCCGATCATGTTTGTCGGCATGCTCAAGAATGTGCTGAATATCCTTTTCGATTGGCTGTTGATCTTCGGGAATCTGGGGTTTCCCGAGATGGGGTTGGAAGGGGCCGCCCTGGCTACCCTGATTGCCAATGCTGCCGGTTCGGTGACCCTGACGATCTTTGTGCTTAGGACGAAACGCCTGCCCTTCCGGTACCGTTTGGAGGAGATTCTCCGGCCCAGCTGGATCCGGTATAAGCGGGGGCTTGCTCTGGGTCTGCCCTCCGGGGTGGAGAGTTTGCTCTGGTTTGTGGGACAGCTGGTTCTCCTTCGGATGCTCAACGGGGTGAATCCCATGGCGGTGGGGGTGCTGAGTCTGGTCCAGAGTGTGCAGCTCCTGGGACATTTTATTTACCAGGGGTTTGCCCGGGCGACTACCACGGTGGTGGGACAGTTGTGGGGGCGGGAGGATTGGGATGAGGCTCTTCGGGGGGGATTCCAATGCCTGCGGCTCAGCATCCTGGTGAGTATCATCTGGGCGGGCATTATGGCTAGTTTTCCCGGGCCGTTGGCGCGGATTTTTACCGACGACCCCTATGTGTTAGAGCAGGCTCGGACCATCATTCGGATGGCGGCCTTGTTCATCAACTTCCAGGCGGTGAATGTGGTGGTGGGCAACGCGGTCCGGGGGACGGGAGATACCCGGTGGATGCTATTCAGCCAGATTTTCGGGACGGTGTTTGTTCTGCTGGTTAGTTATGTCCTGATAGTACAGCAGGGATTCGGTCTGGTGGGAATGTATGTGACCATGATTCTGGATGAGTTTATCCGGGGAATGGTGAATCTGCTGCGGTTTATTCTGGGGCGGAATCCCTTTACCCAGGGGGTCAGCGGATTTATTGGGAGATTGAAGATTGCCCTGGGTAGTCCGGAGCCCCGGGGGCCGGGAAGCGGGGCTGCCGTTTCTGCGGCTACCGGAACTGTTTCAGACCGGGACGGGTCGGGGACCGTTCTAGGGGTTGGAGAGGACATGTCGCCGGAGGCTGCTGATGGGGCAGAGAGCGAAGAGTAG
- a CDS encoding alpha-amylase family glycosyl hydrolase, protein MALNTDLSLRNSTIYSLYLRNHSPEGTLRAAQGDLARIRNLGTDILWLLPIHPIGEKNRKGSAGSPYAIRDYRGINPEYGTLEDFTGFVEEAHRLGMKVMIDVVYNHTSPDSLLFEQHPEWFYQKPGGGPGNRVGEWYDIIDLDFSNQDLQDYLIDTLEYWLSLGVDGFRCDVAPLLPLEFWMLARERCEARKPGVIWLSESVEPRFLLEMRNRGYGCLSDGEIYRAFDVAYDYDSFDVFKLYLEGRADFEDFIDVKRRQQYILPGNYLKLRFTENHDQERSRHWIPDPRAHRNWTAFTAFEQGTFLVYGGQEVADPHRPDLFDKDPVRWETEPGFAGFIQKLTKVRRDPIHCQGFYQIHRTSTRGVVVATYRNTAEDLSVSRLRLGIFTLEDKRGTLDLTEVLPQGLLNLEAKNLLDGEPVRLTQGKTSIPREPVILDLL, encoded by the coding sequence ATGGCATTAAACACCGATTTATCTCTGCGGAATAGCACAATCTATTCCCTGTATTTGCGAAACCACAGCCCGGAGGGAACCCTTCGGGCTGCTCAGGGAGATCTAGCGAGGATCCGGAATCTGGGCACGGACATCCTTTGGCTGTTACCCATCCATCCCATCGGAGAAAAAAACCGCAAAGGATCCGCCGGCAGCCCCTACGCGATCCGGGACTACCGGGGCATAAACCCGGAGTACGGAACCCTGGAGGATTTCACCGGATTCGTGGAGGAAGCCCACCGCCTCGGCATGAAGGTGATGATCGACGTGGTGTATAACCATACAAGCCCCGATTCGCTGCTCTTTGAGCAGCACCCCGAATGGTTCTACCAGAAACCCGGGGGTGGTCCCGGAAACCGGGTCGGGGAATGGTACGACATAATCGATCTGGATTTTTCCAACCAAGACCTCCAGGATTATCTCATTGATACCCTGGAATACTGGCTGTCCCTGGGTGTCGACGGCTTCCGCTGCGATGTAGCGCCCCTGTTGCCCCTGGAGTTCTGGATGCTTGCCCGGGAGCGCTGCGAGGCACGGAAACCCGGAGTCATCTGGTTATCCGAGTCGGTGGAACCCCGGTTTCTCCTGGAGATGCGGAACAGGGGCTACGGCTGCCTGTCCGATGGCGAGATTTACCGGGCCTTCGATGTAGCCTACGATTATGACAGCTTCGATGTTTTCAAACTCTACCTGGAGGGCCGGGCGGATTTTGAGGACTTTATCGATGTCAAACGCAGGCAGCAGTACATCCTACCCGGGAATTACCTCAAGCTGCGGTTCACCGAGAATCACGACCAGGAACGCAGCCGACACTGGATTCCCGATCCTCGGGCCCATAGAAACTGGACGGCCTTCACTGCCTTCGAACAGGGGACCTTTCTGGTCTACGGCGGGCAGGAGGTTGCAGACCCCCACCGTCCGGACCTGTTTGACAAGGATCCTGTCCGCTGGGAAACCGAGCCCGGGTTTGCCGGATTCATCCAGAAGCTTACCAAGGTCCGCCGAGATCCAATCCATTGCCAGGGGTTCTACCAGATTCACCGGACCTCCACCCGGGGAGTAGTGGTTGCCACCTACCGCAATACCGCCGAGGACCTTTCCGTCTCCAGGCTGCGCCTCGGTATCTTCACCCTAGAGGACAAACGAGGAACCCTCGATCTCACCGAGGTACTGCCCCAGGGGCTGCTCAATCTTGAAGCAAAAAACCTCCTGGACGGTGAACCGGTCAGACTCACCCAGGGGAAAACCTCCATCCCCCGGGAACCGGTAATTCTAGACCTCTTGTAA
- a CDS encoding pyridoxal phosphate-dependent aminotransferase has product MNGKNPLHQLLDQLTAQGTHIINLVDSNFHDNGLVPDPDLLAREAASYFTHRRYNPDPRGSIEARRAIARFYAREGITLHPDRILITASSSESYTLLFTQLADPGDRLLLPLPGYPLFEELASFAGLEPDYYPLEPDRGFRPNLSVLESLIQPTTRFILLISPNNPTGAVLGRRDLEDILELGKEYGIMIIFDEVFSSFLYGDSNACDPPSPGEPLPDPTLPSLPRPLSLDTPVPSFTINGISKLCASPDLKLSWLVVHTGGTAPAEPPQPPGTPTPKPTQGYPEDTPLRQDDFLPLDQILQRLETANDVYLNCSSLSQALLPGLLAQVHQDGGITHRIVRLLQQNRETLLTTPGIDSLLPHQPQGGIHCILAVPACQGDDEGLALDILSTLGILVHPGYLYGIDDYPALVITLLKDPAVFKPAIESLVSYLRTLGDANK; this is encoded by the coding sequence ATGAACGGTAAAAACCCCCTACACCAGCTCCTGGACCAGCTAACCGCCCAGGGTACCCATATCATTAATCTGGTGGACAGCAACTTCCACGACAACGGGTTAGTCCCCGACCCGGATCTGCTCGCCCGGGAAGCTGCGTCCTACTTTACCCATCGCCGGTACAACCCCGATCCCCGGGGAAGCATAGAAGCCCGCCGGGCCATCGCACGCTTCTACGCCCGGGAAGGAATCACCCTTCACCCGGACCGCATCCTCATCACCGCCTCGTCCAGCGAAAGCTACACCCTGCTGTTCACCCAGTTGGCCGACCCCGGAGACCGTCTGCTCCTCCCCCTTCCGGGCTACCCGCTCTTCGAGGAGCTCGCAAGTTTCGCCGGCCTGGAACCCGACTACTACCCCTTGGAACCCGACAGGGGATTCCGCCCGAACCTCTCAGTCCTGGAGAGCCTCATCCAGCCCACAACCCGGTTCATCCTCCTCATCAGCCCCAACAACCCCACCGGCGCCGTCCTGGGCCGCCGGGATCTGGAAGACATTTTAGAATTGGGAAAAGAATACGGAATCATGATCATCTTTGATGAGGTGTTCAGCTCCTTTCTCTACGGTGATTCGAATGCCTGTGATCCCCCATCCCCGGGTGAACCCCTCCCTGACCCTACCCTTCCGTCGCTTCCCCGTCCCCTATCCCTGGATACCCCGGTTCCCAGCTTCACCATCAACGGCATCTCGAAGCTCTGTGCCTCCCCGGATCTGAAGCTCAGCTGGCTAGTGGTGCATACCGGCGGGACCGCGCCGGCAGAGCCCCCCCAGCCCCCTGGGACGCCGACACCGAAGCCTACACAGGGCTATCCTGAGGACACGCCCCTCCGACAGGATGACTTTTTACCCCTCGATCAAATCCTCCAGCGGCTTGAAACGGCGAATGATGTCTACCTAAACTGCTCAAGCCTCTCCCAGGCCCTTCTGCCCGGCTTGTTGGCACAGGTCCATCAGGACGGGGGTATAACCCATCGGATTGTACGGCTATTGCAGCAAAACCGGGAAACCCTGCTCACGACCCCCGGTATCGATTCTCTGCTTCCCCACCAGCCTCAAGGAGGCATCCACTGCATCCTTGCAGTACCGGCCTGCCAGGGAGACGATGAGGGCCTTGCCCTGGATATCCTCAGTACCCTCGGAATTCTCGTGCACCCCGGATACCTGTACGGCATAGACGACTACCCCGCCCTGGTCATTACCCTGTTAAAAGACCCGGCGGTGTTTAAACCAGCCATAGAGAGTCTGGTGTCCTATCTGAGAACCCTGGGAGATGCTAATAAATAA
- the malQ gene encoding 4-alpha-glucanotransferase produces the protein MSTQAFKRASGILLHPTSLPGNYGIGSLGREAYQFIDTLVLAKQSIWQICPLGPTGYGDSPYQCFSAYAGNPYLIDLEDLVSQKLLQRSELEKLSHLPQDTVDFGALIPLKLDALRKAYQRFVEKIQRSDASSRLAAERFNRFCHEEKDWLEDFSLFMVIKDKFGGVSWDQWPEEFRKRDWAALDAVRSERGDEIQFHKFMQFEFFTQWRAIRSYANNNGIKIIGDMPIFIAYDSADSWSNPEIFLFDEEGRPTHVAGVPPDYFSATGQLWGNPLYDWDYLRKTNFRWWIDVLKDKLSMYDLIRIDHFRGFSAYWAVPYGEKTAINGSWIPAPGKELFTAVKQEIGDAPVIAEDLGVITQDVKELIEFCGFPGMKVLQFAFDSGEENDHLPHTADPNSLMYTGTHDNDTVTGWYTNAPQRDQDYARRYLKSGSSSGKDIHWDFIQAAMASVSSLAVFPLQDVLGLGTEARFNFPGTLGNNWTWRMKPGSLNRRLVDRLADLTQLYGRY, from the coding sequence ATGTCTACGCAAGCGTTCAAACGGGCCAGCGGTATTCTGCTGCACCCCACGAGTTTACCCGGAAACTACGGGATCGGAAGTCTTGGAAGAGAAGCATATCAATTTATTGACACCTTGGTGTTGGCCAAACAATCCATTTGGCAGATCTGCCCCCTGGGACCTACAGGATACGGTGACAGCCCGTACCAGTGTTTTTCAGCCTATGCCGGAAATCCCTACCTCATCGATTTGGAGGATCTGGTTTCCCAGAAACTTCTCCAACGCAGTGAGCTGGAGAAGTTGAGCCACCTGCCTCAGGATACTGTGGATTTCGGCGCGCTTATTCCCTTAAAGCTGGATGCCCTGAGAAAGGCGTACCAGCGTTTCGTTGAAAAAATCCAGCGATCCGATGCCTCGAGTCGGTTGGCAGCCGAACGGTTTAATCGGTTCTGCCACGAAGAGAAGGATTGGCTGGAGGATTTCAGCCTCTTCATGGTGATTAAGGATAAATTCGGAGGCGTCAGCTGGGATCAGTGGCCCGAGGAGTTCCGGAAACGGGATTGGGCTGCCCTGGACGCGGTACGCTCCGAGCGTGGTGACGAGATTCAGTTCCACAAGTTCATGCAGTTCGAGTTTTTCACCCAGTGGAGGGCGATACGATCCTATGCGAATAATAACGGGATCAAGATCATCGGCGATATGCCCATCTTTATCGCCTATGACAGCGCAGATTCCTGGAGCAACCCGGAAATTTTCCTTTTCGACGAGGAGGGACGGCCCACCCACGTAGCAGGGGTACCGCCTGACTATTTTTCTGCCACCGGCCAGCTCTGGGGCAATCCCCTCTACGACTGGGACTATCTGCGGAAAACCAACTTCCGTTGGTGGATTGATGTACTGAAGGATAAGCTCTCCATGTACGATCTGATTCGGATCGACCACTTCAGGGGATTTTCCGCCTACTGGGCGGTTCCCTACGGTGAGAAGACCGCCATTAACGGTTCCTGGATTCCCGCGCCGGGAAAAGAGCTGTTTACGGCGGTTAAACAGGAGATCGGCGATGCCCCGGTAATCGCGGAAGATCTTGGGGTTATTACCCAGGATGTGAAGGAGCTCATCGAATTCTGCGGATTTCCGGGAATGAAGGTGCTTCAATTCGCCTTTGATTCCGGGGAGGAAAATGACCACCTGCCCCATACCGCTGATCCGAACTCCCTCATGTACACCGGTACCCATGATAATGACACGGTGACGGGTTGGTACACCAACGCGCCCCAGCGGGATCAGGACTATGCCCGGCGGTACCTGAAGTCCGGAAGCTCCAGCGGTAAGGATATTCACTGGGATTTTATCCAGGCGGCCATGGCCTCGGTCTCGTCCCTGGCGGTATTTCCCCTCCAGGATGTTCTGGGTCTCGGCACTGAAGCCCGGTTCAACTTCCCCGGTACCCTGGGTAATAACTGGACCTGGCGTATGAAACCAGGCTCACTCAACCGCCGGTTGGTGGATCGCCTGGCAGATCTGACCCAGCTCTACGGCCGGTATTAA
- a CDS encoding TetR/AcrR family transcriptional regulator yields MGRGEESRERILAISLKLFMKMGYRGTSLADICKATGLTKGALYHHFSGKDDLYVHALDSFFQYSRVPRWMTDQTLSLRDRIHQGFKELDSSKAWIMDTVGSSQDDAILQFYSFLYEATRRCPEYQQRLDEYDRMKHQALADVFRKAQETGQLRKDIDPEATAIELDALLQQLLYLRFVNHRVRMDDFLLEQMVENYWRRLVPLEHDISKDSRGLPG; encoded by the coding sequence ATGGGACGCGGAGAAGAAAGCAGGGAACGAATCTTAGCCATTTCTCTGAAGCTGTTTATGAAGATGGGTTATCGGGGTACCAGCCTGGCGGATATATGTAAGGCCACAGGTCTTACCAAGGGAGCCTTGTATCATCATTTTTCCGGAAAAGATGACCTGTATGTGCATGCCCTGGATAGTTTTTTCCAGTATTCCCGAGTTCCACGGTGGATGACCGACCAGACCCTGAGCCTGCGGGATCGCATTCACCAAGGGTTTAAGGAGCTGGATTCCAGTAAGGCCTGGATTATGGATACGGTGGGAAGCAGCCAGGACGATGCCATTCTGCAGTTCTATTCGTTCCTCTATGAGGCTACTCGGCGCTGCCCGGAGTATCAGCAGCGCTTGGACGAATATGATCGCATGAAACACCAGGCCCTAGCCGATGTATTTCGGAAGGCTCAGGAAACCGGGCAGCTCCGGAAGGATATTGATCCTGAGGCCACGGCTATTGAGCTTGATGCGCTTTTACAACAGCTGCTGTACCTGCGGTTTGTAAACCACCGGGTGCGGATGGATGATTTTTTATTGGAACAGATGGTGGAAAATTACTGGCGGCGTCTTGTTCCGCTGGAACATGACATCTCCAAGGATTCCCGGGGGCTGCCGGGTTAA
- a CDS encoding 2'-5' RNA ligase family protein, with amino-acid sequence MRCAAIIEPTFKAPDLAFIEGIREKYDGDRFGWIPPHITLVYPTAYLPPELFLLEISILSQGERQFPLEFSRVITTNCQNSPAWHVYLVPNTGYEACTRLHTRYYSDKLAGQWPEHISFEPHLCVARFQGDADDARHRAEVLAAQLHRDLPPMTARGETLRIVKVQDPDADDPLGEASVAPGRSHLVEIGRVVLDP; translated from the coding sequence ATGCGTTGCGCAGCGATAATAGAACCCACATTCAAGGCCCCGGACCTGGCATTCATTGAAGGTATCCGAGAGAAATACGACGGCGATCGGTTCGGATGGATCCCGCCGCACATCACCCTTGTCTATCCTACAGCCTACCTTCCCCCTGAACTATTTCTTCTGGAAATCTCCATCCTCAGTCAGGGAGAGCGCCAATTTCCCCTGGAGTTTTCCCGGGTAATTACCACAAACTGCCAAAACTCCCCCGCCTGGCACGTGTATTTGGTGCCGAACACCGGCTACGAGGCCTGCACCAGACTGCATACCCGGTATTACTCCGATAAATTGGCCGGTCAATGGCCGGAGCATATTTCCTTCGAACCCCATCTCTGTGTCGCCAGGTTTCAGGGTGATGCCGATGATGCCCGCCACCGAGCAGAGGTCCTGGCGGCCCAGTTACACCGCGACCTGCCCCCCATGACTGCCCGAGGGGAAACCCTGCGGATCGTAAAGGTTCAAGATCCCGATGCCGACGATCCCCTGGGCGAGGCATCGGTAGCCCCGGGCCGATCACACCTGGTTGAAATCGGCCGGGTAGTCCTCGACCCCTGA
- a CDS encoding alpha-glucosidase: MSDWFKDSVVYQIYTRSFKDSNRDGIGDFGGVIEKLDYLKDLGVDVLWLSPFCDSPNDDNGYDISDYLTIMPEFGTMDDFDALVRGAHSRGMKIMMDLVMNHTSDEHPWFLESRSSRNNPKRDWYIWAQPSQGPGEGFEEIDFDQAGRGYAGRARGPRLSGVDTGFLPNNWDSYFGGKAWEFDPQTGEYYCHIFSKKQPDLNWANPEVREEMFRIAHWWIDRGVDAFRLDAVHHIGKPEDWPDAPVPKEPWGFCLYKNTPETHAYLQEMNRRVFQPRAVLTVGETGGTTPESARLYVDSDRNELDMIFHFAHVHMENPNDASALTGLMSQWYAALKPGAWDAQFFSNHDLPRQVSSFGDDRWLRGKSAKAIAALLLTSWGTPFMYQGEEIGLPNAYFPDIGDYRDIHALRGYREGLVSGEDPELVMAVFQTRNRDNSRTPMQWSGEANAGFCEADVQPWIPVPQQNRHINVGAELAGRVEYAPGGSIGGAGILSWYRDLIALRKRYSVLRRGAYAPVNPNHSRVICYLRYLEDPAFTEDPARSKELGHSSPVQSEDQPRAGEKTLALVIINWTGTQADYHLSPRLLSQAEYLDTPPEAVKDGSLSGFSLEAGNYAVPGTPGPGEESLGGLCPDESGAIQGGTTGVADFAAALGGDSGEFDSDDDLPETGRPVLGSAPAKKMRLRPWECRVYLG; the protein is encoded by the coding sequence ATGAGTGATTGGTTTAAAGATTCGGTGGTGTACCAGATTTATACCCGGAGTTTTAAGGATTCCAACAGGGACGGGATCGGGGATTTCGGAGGCGTTATTGAAAAGCTTGATTACCTGAAGGATCTCGGTGTTGATGTACTCTGGCTGAGTCCGTTTTGCGATTCCCCCAACGATGATAACGGGTACGATATAAGCGATTACCTGACCATCATGCCAGAGTTCGGTACCATGGATGACTTTGATGCCCTGGTGAGGGGGGCTCACTCTCGGGGGATGAAGATTATGATGGATTTGGTGATGAACCATACCAGCGACGAGCATCCCTGGTTTCTGGAGAGCCGGTCCTCCCGGAATAACCCAAAACGGGATTGGTATATCTGGGCACAACCCTCCCAGGGGCCCGGTGAGGGATTTGAGGAGATCGATTTTGATCAAGCCGGCCGCGGGTATGCCGGCCGGGCCAGGGGACCCCGGCTATCCGGGGTAGACACAGGGTTTCTTCCCAACAATTGGGACAGCTACTTCGGGGGCAAGGCCTGGGAGTTTGATCCCCAGACTGGGGAGTACTACTGCCATATCTTCTCAAAAAAACAACCGGACCTCAATTGGGCTAATCCTGAGGTGCGTGAGGAGATGTTCCGGATTGCCCATTGGTGGATTGACCGTGGGGTCGATGCCTTTCGGCTGGATGCTGTTCACCATATCGGGAAGCCGGAAGACTGGCCCGATGCCCCGGTCCCCAAGGAACCCTGGGGATTTTGCCTCTATAAAAACACCCCGGAGACCCATGCGTACCTCCAGGAGATGAACCGTCGGGTATTCCAGCCCAGGGCTGTGCTGACGGTGGGTGAAACCGGGGGAACTACCCCGGAGTCCGCCAGATTGTATGTTGATTCGGACCGGAATGAGCTGGATATGATTTTCCATTTTGCCCATGTCCACATGGAAAATCCTAATGACGCTTCAGCTCTCACCGGATTGATGAGTCAATGGTATGCAGCCCTAAAACCCGGGGCCTGGGATGCCCAGTTTTTCTCGAATCATGATCTGCCCCGCCAGGTTTCTTCCTTCGGGGATGACCGGTGGTTGCGGGGAAAAAGCGCTAAGGCAATAGCGGCCCTGCTGTTAACCTCCTGGGGAACACCCTTCATGTACCAAGGAGAAGAAATCGGACTACCCAATGCCTATTTCCCGGACATCGGGGATTACCGGGATATCCATGCCCTCCGGGGATATCGGGAGGGGTTGGTATCGGGGGAGGATCCCGAGTTGGTAATGGCCGTGTTTCAGACCCGCAATCGAGACAATAGCCGGACGCCTATGCAATGGTCAGGAGAGGCTAATGCAGGTTTTTGTGAAGCCGATGTTCAGCCCTGGATTCCTGTGCCCCAACAGAACCGCCATATTAACGTGGGAGCCGAGTTAGCAGGCCGTGTCGAATATGCACCCGGAGGAAGTATTGGTGGTGCAGGGATTCTGTCGTGGTACCGGGATCTTATTGCGTTGCGAAAACGGTATAGCGTGCTGCGTCGCGGCGCCTATGCACCCGTGAATCCCAACCACTCCAGGGTTATCTGTTACCTCCGGTACCTGGAAGACCCGGCCTTTACCGAGGATCCGGCAAGATCGAAGGAACTGGGGCATTCCTCCCCGGTCCAATCCGAGGATCAGCCCCGGGCCGGGGAGAAGACATTGGCTCTTGTCATCATCAACTGGACGGGAACCCAGGCGGATTACCACCTATCCCCCCGGCTGCTTTCCCAGGCTGAATACCTGGATACACCGCCTGAGGCTGTAAAAGATGGTTCCCTATCGGGCTTCTCCCTGGAGGCGGGAAACTATGCAGTACCCGGGACCCCCGGGCCCGGTGAGGAATCCCTGGGGGGACTGTGTCCCGATGAATCCGGGGCCATTCAGGGCGGTACCACCGGTGTTGCGGATTTCGCAGCCGCCTTGGGCGGGGACAGCGGAGAATTTGATTCTGATGATGATCTTCCAGAAACGGGACGCCCTGTACTGGGGTCGGCTCCTGCCAAAAAAATGAGGCTCCGGCCTTGGGAGTGCCGGGTGTATCTAGGATAG
- a CDS encoding arginine deiminase family protein, whose amino-acid sequence MNLSIPNEVGRLQSVLLHNPGREVAAMTPDRASENLFYDVVPFEPMVEEYRRFRKVMEVFSEPVFIRDRLAVELRDEGGLARRWLVHHGLLAGLHRSKAARLHTWLMKASVEELIQGLVGGREKRSDTLEDYLSGETHDLPPLPNLFFTRDPGFVIGSDLFISAMAHPVRRREGLLTALALGAWRLDDQSITPDTGSIPRMHMLSGSIEGGDVLVLDGSTIVVGLSQRTNPRGVDSLISSLWSRRNGKSNPPVPHRIILVHLPHQRSMIHLDMVFTLVSSTQALMYRPLFEGVRGVRVTGVSWENREPPRFYEYDSVFQALEAAGHPLEPLWGGGGDATVQQREQWMAGINVCSLDEGLVIAYKNNPATIQTLAHAGFSIMSDQKVLSSRDLMEKRPLCITLPGLELARAGGGLRCMTMPLTRAAVTR is encoded by the coding sequence ATGAACCTGAGTATACCCAATGAGGTTGGTCGTCTCCAGTCGGTACTGCTTCATAACCCGGGCCGGGAGGTAGCCGCAATGACCCCGGATCGCGCCTCGGAGAACCTGTTCTACGATGTGGTACCCTTCGAACCCATGGTGGAGGAATACCGTCGGTTTCGAAAGGTCATGGAGGTCTTTTCCGAGCCGGTTTTTATCCGGGATCGGTTGGCTGTTGAGCTCCGGGACGAGGGCGGGTTGGCCCGGCGATGGCTGGTGCATCATGGCCTGTTAGCCGGGCTGCACCGGTCCAAGGCAGCCCGGCTTCATACCTGGCTCATGAAGGCATCGGTGGAGGAGTTGATTCAGGGGCTCGTGGGCGGTAGGGAGAAGCGGAGTGATACCCTTGAGGATTACCTGTCCGGTGAAACCCACGATCTCCCACCCCTGCCGAATCTATTCTTTACCCGGGATCCCGGGTTTGTCATTGGGTCGGATTTGTTTATTTCTGCCATGGCACATCCGGTGCGGAGGAGGGAGGGGTTGCTGACCGCCCTCGCCCTGGGTGCCTGGCGGCTGGATGACCAATCCATCACCCCGGATACCGGCTCGATTCCCAGGATGCACATGCTCTCCGGCTCCATTGAAGGTGGCGATGTACTGGTGCTGGATGGATCCACCATCGTGGTTGGACTCAGTCAGCGTACAAATCCCCGGGGTGTTGATAGTCTGATTTCTTCCCTGTGGAGCCGGCGGAATGGGAAATCGAATCCTCCCGTACCCCATCGGATTATTTTGGTTCATCTCCCCCATCAGCGGTCCATGATTCATCTTGATATGGTGTTCACCTTGGTTTCTTCCACCCAGGCCCTGATGTACCGGCCCCTCTTTGAGGGAGTCCGGGGTGTCCGGGTAACCGGTGTATCCTGGGAGAACAGAGAACCCCCGCGGTTTTATGAGTATGATTCGGTGTTTCAAGCCCTGGAAGCGGCCGGACATCCCCTGGAGCCCCTGTGGGGAGGTGGTGGGGATGCCACAGTCCAGCAGAGAGAGCAGTGGATGGCCGGGATCAATGTGTGTTCCCTCGATGAGGGCCTCGTGATTGCCTATAAGAACAATCCCGCCACAATTCAGACCCTGGCTCATGCGGGGTTTTCAATAATGAGCGATCAGAAGGTCCTCTCCTCCAGGGATTTGATGGAGAAACGCCCCCTTTGCATCACCCTGCCGGGACTTGAGCTGGCACGGGCGGGGGGCGGGCTGCGGTGTATGACCATGCCGCTTACCCGGGCGGCCGTCACAAGGTAG